The proteins below come from a single Aspergillus oryzae RIB40 DNA, chromosome 5 genomic window:
- a CDS encoding MCT family MFS transporter (monocarboxylate transporter) gives MEKDIQPPHDQNQPSEGPVQPQAQQQNVQSNPPDGGYGWVCTAAAATINAHSWGFNSAYGVFLAHYLKHNTFPGSSPLEYAFVGSLSITLLLLVSPIATISVREWGIKLIMFCGVILETASLICASFATEIWHLFLTQGVLFGMGVGFLFIPTAAVVPQWFTTKRSLASGISLSGAGLGGLIYSLATGAMIRNLGLQWAFRILGIIGFIVNTTCTLLIKDRNSTTTGHHKQTSMNLTLLRKGEYQLLLGFASFTMLGYFVLMYSLANYANEIGLNASQASIITAIFNLGQAVGRPCIGYFSDRVGRINMASSMTFLSGVLALVVWTNAKSYGVLGFFAVAEGLIAGNFWATIAPLMAEVVGLKEVPAGLNILWLSIVLPCTFSEPIALEIFTGTGSYQGTQLFTGFVYLAAAGCLVALRGWKIMVESRGAGVIGDGSGRRTDGVDVLVGGMDRLGFVEFCQLCFRWAVV, from the coding sequence atggagaaagatattcaacCACCGCATGACCAAAATCAGCCTTCAGAAGGCCCAGTCCAACCTCAAGCTCAGCAGCAGAATGTGCAGAGTAATCCGCCAGATGGTGGCTATGGATGGGTCTGcacagcagcggcagccacAATCAACGCTCACTCATGGGGATTCAACTCTGCATACGGCGTATTCCTTGCCCATTACCTGAAGCACAATACCTTCCCCGGCTCATCACCCTTGGAATACGCCTTCGTGGGATCCCTAAGCATCACCCTGCTATTACTGGTGTCACCCATCGCGACAATATCCGTCCGAGAATGGGGCATAAAACTAATAATGTTCTGCGGAGTCATCCTCGAAACCGCCAGCTTAATCTGCGCGAGCTTCGCCACCGAAATCTggcacctcttcctcacacAGGGAGTCCTCTTCGGCATGGGGGtaggcttcctcttcatcccGACGGCAGCAGTCGTCCCGCAATGGTTCACCACCAAACGATCACTAGCCAGCGGCATCTCGCTCTCCGGCGCcggccttggcggcctcATCTACTCCCTCGCAACAGGCGCCATGATCCGCAACCTAGGACTACAATGGGCCTTCCGAATTCTCGGTATAATTGGCTTCATCGTAAATACAACCTGTACACTCCTAATCAAGGACCgcaacagcaccaccacaGGCCATCACAAACAAACATCCATGAACCTGACCCTCCTCCGCAAAGGCGAATACcaactcctcctcggcttcgCCAGCTTCACAATGCTCGGCTACTTCGTCCTCATGTACAGTCTCGCCAACTACGCCAACGAAATCGGCCTCAACGCCTCTCAAGCCTCCATCATAACAGCAATATTCAATCTCGGACAAGCCGTCGGCCGCCCCTGCATCGGCTATTTCAGCGACCGCGTCGGACGGATCAACATGGCCAGCTCCATGACGTTCCTATCGGGTGTCTTGGCGCTGGTTGTCTGGACCAATGCGAAGAGCTACGGGGTGCTGGGGTTCTTTGCCGTCGCGGAGGGACTCATCGCGGGAAACTTCTGGGCTACTATTGCGCCGCTCATGGCTGAGGTTGTTGGGCTGAAGGAGGTGCCGGCTGGGTTGAATATATTGTGGTTGAGTATTGTGTTGCCGTGTACGTTTAGTGAGCCGATTGCGTTGGAGATCTTTACGGGGACGGGCAGTTATCAGGGGACACAGTTGTTTACGGGGTTTGTTTATTTGGCTGCGGCGGGGTGTTTGGTGGCTTTGAGGGGGTGGAAGATTATGGTGGAGTCGAGGGGTGCTGGTGTGATTGGCGATGGTAGTGGGAGGAGAACTGATGGGGTTGATGTACTAGTGGGTGGGATGGATAGGTTAGGGTTTGTGGAGTTTTGTCAGCTTTGTTTTCGATGGGCGGTTGTTTGA
- a CDS encoding uncharacterized protein (predicted protein), giving the protein MHLPTLVTLACMAVSASAFHYPDFVPLHRRQEPGTPEYDCHANCGGVIVAARKDGYCDTDTFKTELSDCLNCALKYDIWKYYGASVSKAATGCGVDATPVEASSTTTTAAASASATETGSPITSSASSTSTDTAATTGVTSAASSAVPSSSGAASSTPAASTVASSATPSQNSTGGASPTLDVSPWRFCKGILTLSCDAARGSGQAKSQIVLYCKHLSLITSNM; this is encoded by the exons ATGCACCTCCCTACTCTTGTCACTCTCGCCTGCATGGCCGTTAGCGCCAGTGCATTCCATTACCCGGACTTTGTCCCATTGCACCGTCGCCAGGAACCCGGTACGCCTGAATACGATTGCCATGCAAACTGCG GGGGGGTAATTGTTGCTGCTCGTAAAGACGGCTACTGCGATACCGACACTTTCAAAACTGAGTTATCTGACTGTCTCAACTGCGCCCTCAAGTACGACATCTGGAAGTATTACGGCGCGTCCGTTTCCAAGGCCGCTACTGGATGTGGTGTGGACGCCACCCCTGTCGAAGCGTCCTCCACTACGACTACTGCAGCTGCTAGCGCCAGCGCTACTGAAACCGGAAGCCCAATCACCTCATCCGCGTCGTCCACTTCGACTGACACCGCTGCAACCACGGGTGTAACGTCTGCTGCTTCTAGTGCTGTGCCCAGCTCTAGCGGTGCGGCTAGCTCGACACCCGCGGCCTCTACCGTTGCTTCCTCTGCGACACCTTCCCAGAATTCG ACTGGTGGCGCTTCGCCAACT CTGGATGTCTCGCCGTGGCGTTTTTGTAAAGGGATCCTGACTCTTTCATGTGATGCTGCCAGGGGAAGTGGTCAGGCAAAATCACAGATTGTACTTTACTGTAAACATCT ATCTCTAATCACATCGAATATGTAA